A single region of the Actinoplanes sp. SE50/110 genome encodes:
- a CDS encoding LamG-like jellyroll fold domain-containing protein, with protein MSQFANADGSVTQQLTAGHTNYRAEDGSWQPIDATLVPSGSRWSMKANSLKVSLGASQVSSPAALTRSATTATTAPVAPMVSMTLPSGASVGYDLSGAAAVAPAVAGAVATYPSVLPNTNLQLQAIADGVKETLVLASPAAGNQWVFPLRLTGLTPRMTADGSVDLVDAAGKVLASFPHGSMKDSKFDPQTGDMAHSSAVTMSLITIGGKPALKVVADRAWLNDPARVYPVRVDPTVTTGDTSDVYVDNDSSTTAADQDGDNLPVGTYDGTVKARSFIHFTGAATPATGQRVTSASLKLYLTWQYSCDYNRAFSVYAATADWGVDTLKTASLPGAPIGASPIGSLTVTDPGVACTNTAANRSVGKWVTVPLNVATFNGWTSGTSNYGLALLASETDKLGWKRFTSTNYASAAYEPQLSLTYTPNVVPQVDTRYPADNTAVETLTPQLVTRAHDPDGYPNKGLTYTYTVYDGTGKVVVTSAAQTSSGWQVPAGKLAWNNTYYYTVKVGDTVGTSAETGGYVFSTPVPQPRLTSDLAQNPGAGFDPNNGNYTTSASDAQVAGVGPALEISRSYNSVDTRRSGAFGLGWASILDLKATERTDIAGAVQTVVVTYPNGSEVAFGRNSDGTFTAPSGRYAIFTAQTSGSTVTGYTLTDKDATQYVFGRAAGTGIFKVTKIIDANGRTLSFDYDAAGHVSTMTNASGRKLTITWNAGNHVATVVTDAPATGSSGYTWAYTYGTNDQLTTVCPPGTTTACTVYAWGNANNQYANAVLNLNPYSYWRLNEASGSSAVSSVLTNAAMDNGTYRNVTLGAAPALGASGATTATFNGSSSSVQLPGKLVADGSYQTVSMWFKTTTPGGVLFSYSAAALTAGTTISNYTPSLYVDKNGYLRGEFYQGLTTPMKSKSAVTDGNWHHVVLSGAGNTQTLYLDNVAQASLTGTIAMYQATGSAYEYVGAGYLGGGWPDHANTGVTAAPATYFTGSIAEVAFFTKALTATDVSAIYQVAATPSAIIQSITSPGGRVQAQVAVSNVTGQVTSVTDENGGVWTMGAPSITGSGDVYAASVLGGKPTNYWRLGETNAGTTDAVNEVAGDNATYNAVTLGQSGPFSNSTAATFDGTTSSVALPGTVAPSGASSVGLWFNTTATGKVLLASQAGALGDTTALGLPTLWISADGKLRALSPSTTPTGPLRSAFAGKCLDVANGSNVDGTKIQFYDCNNSASQNMTLAANGSVQVLGKCLDAKSSGTANGTLIQLYTCNSSVAQVWQPYNGGLRNPNSGKCLYSPTTTSGTQVQLYTCDGSDAQKWTLSLASAAAVNDGTWHSAVLTSSGTTQTLYVDGVKAGSSTGTAALTAGGQPYAYLGAGATGSGWSGLTANTTSYYAGKLAEAAFFPSELTADQVAAQFQASKQTVPVAVTTVDTTVKAITMPVKNVTVTDPGGKTIAYAYDLVNNRQISETDALGNVTKYGYDTGGFESLVYDPNGARTQAVQDARGNTIQQITCQDQKNNLCFSTYFGYYLNASNPVDPRNDVMISSSDGRSATPQDTAYRTTYDYDAKGNPLGSTDPLGRRITTQFTDGSTSPAGLPARIVNASGGVQTIGYNTAGDVVKTTSPAGEVSTYTYDNLGRKLTETVTTSTFPNGRTSSFTYDQQGRVLTETDPKITNRVTGAVHTAVTTNVYDDDGNMTSQTIADSTGGDVARTQTVAFNEHGQKQSQTDAVGKSTSFTYNAYGQVVTETDSDGGVTAFDVDAEGNVLSETMKGWTGDPNNPSVAKDLTTEANKYDPAGRLASRTDAMGRKTAYTYTDNGLTSTVTVTDGTNSYLQEKNEYDADNNLVTQWTNNLVTKTKFTYDPAGRQTTVTVDPDGVNRVTTNVLDANDNVVRTTQQVGTGSVLKATDFKYDAEGRMTAQTAYNGDPDLTPAARWRLNQTSGTAIADSSGNNRLTATKVAWVNDTTRGAVASFDGTTSTITGDDAPVDTTRPYTVSAMVKLAGKTANGSVLTLPGKLGTAPLALGYQASTDRWHLTLGAQNTDGSIATTSGDGTKSPTVGAWTQLAVTVDPQNRTAILYVNGTAETTLTASGPLNQAATGIRIGLPGSGTSFNGSISDVQAYQSVLTAAQIAAGLNPAGTVSRSSSTLDEGGLTVRATDALGNVTDVAYDEAERPAVTTAPTVDAETFTGKVTARPVNYAGYDTFGDQTESVDANGNKTTTVYDRAGRAYETHGAPYTTPGGVTINPVSKVEYDTLGQTKTSTDERGNITAYTYDQLGRLAKTVAPNGGETKVTYDEDGEPLTATGPTGATTAMTYDYLGRKLTSTQAVRQTGKSYTTNYTYGTAGLLESMKTPAGVSESYTYNNAGDQRTVKDGAGQITTSSYDGLGRVTSVEQPDGAYQTSTYDLLGRTTATAAYATKTSTAVLTGSSRTYDAAGNVLTSTDGRGTTTSFTYDSTGMVLSEHQPISAGAAIDTTFGYDLLGNRTRYTDGRGNAFWTTYNSWNLPESQIEPVTSQYVALPDRSYTTTYDEAGNAVKQTSPGGVEQTYTYDAMGGLTAQAGTGAEATTATRKFGYDLAGRITTFSSPTDDNTVTYDDRNLPTAITGPSGNSSFAYTDDGLMASRTDAAGTTNYVYDNADRLFSLKNATAGTDLTYTYDQTSAVKQITYGGTGNYRSFTYDGLHRLTGDELKTSGGTSIAKIGYGWDANSNETSKTTTNFGGTTVSNTYEYDLADRLTSWNNGTTKIGYTYDASGNRTGNGSTTYTYDARNRLVADSAGVSYGYTARGTLRSVVGSSASATTTSDAFDQTITQSYGAGSTETYGYDALGRALQAGFAYSGTGNDLAADDSGTKYVRDPSAGLVGAAAGSNARLVWTDLHDDVVGQFTATATALTGSTTYDPLGAVKSSSGMVGQLGYQSEYTEASTNRVNMAARWFNTGTGQFDNRDTASNNPVPDSIDANRYQYASANPLTVTDPTGHFSIMGALKSVGSHTMNAVHTVSSYASQTYSMGASYVSYTYHSASSYYYSAKAYTLDKVAKVAKRVGLNKLAKRAEQGRKHASQKARDQRRQAAKSYRDAQRKGHALKERVVRAAKKAVKVVKDVAHKTVKYVKEHKKQIIAAVAMAATIAASVALGPVGGIVAGIAISIIKDAASGDIHSLSDLGSSLASAAFTGVLGAATGGLGGAIGGKLAGLAACKLGAGLLGKMASGALGGGIGGGISDAAEQFATTGHVNWSQTAQATATGAVIGAVTGGTSRCHSFDPSTQVVMADGSHKEIAKVQLGDQVLSTDPKTGDTEAKPVSVLHHHQDKDLAEVTVKDGKTGKISRVKTTANHPFWDASKNDWVEAKDLKAGDKLRNADSETTQTVAAIKVWTGLKWMDDLTVNDIHTYYVLAGIEPVLVHNCGGSGATNGRKHSSSCQCATGGKEVFPPNPYGSRGSPAVKEQLDNVRDDFLAANPGWSHKNGGRDAVTGDDMPEYYVPGPSGGVRGSSKTDLTFQHDETGALFHINTVDTLADGKTPTMREVDNMWRFHQQSGGHQVWMIPKG; from the coding sequence ATGAGCCAGTTCGCGAACGCGGACGGCTCGGTGACCCAGCAGCTCACGGCCGGGCACACCAACTATCGCGCCGAGGACGGCAGTTGGCAGCCGATCGACGCGACCCTGGTGCCGTCGGGCTCGCGGTGGTCGATGAAGGCCAACTCGCTGAAGGTGTCGCTCGGTGCTTCGCAGGTGAGCTCGCCCGCGGCGCTGACCCGGTCCGCGACCACGGCGACCACCGCGCCGGTCGCACCGATGGTGTCGATGACGTTGCCGTCGGGCGCCTCGGTCGGCTACGACCTGAGCGGCGCCGCGGCGGTCGCCCCGGCCGTGGCCGGCGCCGTGGCGACGTATCCCTCGGTGCTGCCGAACACCAACCTGCAGCTGCAGGCCATCGCTGACGGCGTCAAGGAGACCCTGGTTCTGGCATCCCCGGCGGCCGGCAACCAGTGGGTGTTCCCGCTGCGGCTGACCGGGTTGACGCCGCGGATGACCGCCGACGGCTCGGTCGACCTGGTCGATGCCGCCGGCAAGGTGCTGGCCTCGTTCCCGCACGGTTCGATGAAGGACTCCAAGTTCGATCCGCAGACCGGCGACATGGCCCACTCCTCCGCGGTGACCATGTCGCTGATCACCATCGGCGGCAAACCGGCGCTGAAGGTTGTCGCCGATCGGGCCTGGCTCAACGATCCGGCCCGGGTCTACCCGGTCCGGGTGGACCCGACGGTCACGACCGGTGACACCAGCGACGTCTACGTCGACAACGACTCGAGCACCACCGCGGCCGACCAGGACGGCGACAACCTGCCGGTCGGCACCTACGACGGCACCGTCAAGGCCCGCTCGTTCATCCACTTCACCGGTGCGGCCACGCCGGCCACCGGTCAGCGGGTCACCTCGGCCAGCCTGAAGCTGTACCTGACCTGGCAGTACTCGTGTGACTACAACCGCGCGTTCTCGGTCTACGCGGCCACCGCGGACTGGGGTGTGGACACGCTGAAGACGGCGTCGTTGCCGGGGGCGCCGATCGGCGCCAGCCCGATCGGCTCGCTGACGGTGACCGATCCCGGCGTGGCCTGCACCAACACTGCCGCCAACCGCAGTGTCGGCAAGTGGGTGACCGTGCCGCTGAACGTGGCGACGTTCAACGGGTGGACGTCCGGTACCTCCAACTACGGCCTGGCACTGCTGGCCTCGGAGACCGACAAGCTCGGGTGGAAGCGGTTCACCTCGACGAACTATGCCTCCGCCGCTTACGAGCCCCAGCTGAGCCTGACCTACACCCCCAACGTGGTGCCGCAGGTGGACACCCGGTACCCCGCGGACAACACCGCGGTGGAGACGCTGACGCCGCAGCTGGTCACCCGGGCCCACGACCCGGACGGTTACCCGAACAAGGGCCTGACCTACACGTACACGGTCTACGACGGCACCGGCAAAGTGGTGGTCACGTCGGCTGCCCAGACGTCCTCCGGCTGGCAGGTGCCGGCCGGGAAGCTGGCGTGGAACAACACGTACTACTACACCGTCAAGGTCGGTGACACGGTCGGTACCTCGGCCGAGACCGGCGGGTACGTGTTCTCCACGCCGGTGCCGCAGCCACGGCTGACCTCGGATCTGGCGCAGAACCCGGGCGCCGGTTTCGATCCCAACAACGGCAACTACACGACATCGGCCAGTGACGCGCAGGTCGCCGGTGTCGGCCCGGCGCTGGAGATCTCGCGCAGCTACAACAGCGTGGACACCAGGCGATCCGGAGCTTTCGGTCTGGGCTGGGCCAGCATCCTGGACCTCAAGGCGACCGAGCGCACCGACATCGCGGGTGCGGTGCAGACGGTCGTCGTGACCTATCCGAACGGCTCCGAGGTGGCCTTCGGCCGCAACAGCGACGGCACGTTCACCGCGCCGTCCGGCCGCTATGCGATCTTCACCGCGCAGACCTCGGGCAGCACGGTCACCGGATACACGCTGACCGACAAGGACGCCACCCAGTACGTCTTCGGACGGGCCGCGGGTACCGGCATCTTCAAGGTCACCAAGATCATCGACGCGAACGGGCGTACGCTGTCGTTCGACTACGACGCCGCCGGTCACGTCAGCACGATGACCAACGCCTCCGGCCGCAAGCTGACGATCACCTGGAACGCGGGCAACCACGTCGCCACGGTCGTCACGGACGCGCCGGCGACCGGGTCGTCCGGTTACACCTGGGCCTACACGTACGGGACGAACGACCAGCTGACCACGGTCTGCCCGCCCGGCACCACGACGGCCTGCACCGTCTACGCCTGGGGCAACGCGAACAACCAGTACGCCAATGCGGTGCTGAACCTGAACCCGTACTCGTACTGGCGGCTCAACGAGGCTTCCGGCTCTTCCGCGGTCAGCAGCGTGCTGACGAACGCCGCCATGGACAACGGCACCTACCGGAACGTGACGCTGGGTGCCGCACCGGCACTGGGCGCGTCCGGCGCCACCACCGCGACCTTCAACGGCTCGTCGTCCTCCGTGCAGTTGCCCGGCAAGCTGGTTGCCGACGGCTCCTACCAGACGGTCAGCATGTGGTTCAAGACGACCACCCCCGGCGGCGTGCTGTTCAGCTACAGCGCCGCCGCACTGACCGCGGGTACCACCATCAGCAACTACACGCCTTCCTTGTACGTCGACAAGAACGGCTATCTGCGCGGCGAGTTCTACCAGGGCTTGACCACCCCGATGAAGTCGAAGTCGGCGGTGACCGACGGCAACTGGCACCACGTCGTGCTCTCCGGTGCCGGCAACACCCAGACCCTGTACCTGGACAACGTCGCCCAGGCGAGTCTGACCGGCACCATCGCCATGTACCAGGCAACCGGTTCGGCCTACGAATACGTCGGCGCCGGCTACCTCGGCGGCGGCTGGCCGGATCACGCGAACACGGGAGTCACCGCCGCCCCGGCGACCTACTTCACCGGTTCCATCGCCGAGGTCGCGTTCTTCACCAAGGCGCTGACCGCCACCGACGTTTCCGCGATCTATCAGGTCGCCGCGACACCCAGCGCGATCATCCAGTCGATCACCTCGCCCGGCGGCCGGGTCCAGGCTCAGGTCGCGGTCAGCAATGTGACCGGTCAGGTCACGTCGGTGACCGACGAGAACGGCGGCGTCTGGACGATGGGCGCGCCGTCCATCACCGGCAGTGGTGACGTGTACGCCGCGTCGGTGCTCGGCGGCAAGCCGACCAACTACTGGCGCCTCGGCGAGACGAACGCGGGTACCACCGACGCGGTGAACGAGGTGGCCGGTGACAACGCCACCTACAACGCGGTCACCCTCGGCCAGAGCGGTCCGTTCAGCAATTCCACCGCCGCCACCTTCGACGGCACCACCTCCAGCGTGGCGCTTCCCGGCACGGTGGCGCCGTCCGGCGCGTCCTCGGTCGGTCTCTGGTTCAACACCACCGCCACCGGCAAGGTGCTGCTGGCCTCCCAGGCCGGCGCACTCGGTGACACGACTGCCCTGGGTCTGCCGACCCTGTGGATCAGCGCGGACGGCAAGCTGCGCGCCCTGTCCCCGTCGACCACCCCGACCGGGCCGCTGCGCTCAGCGTTCGCCGGCAAGTGCCTGGACGTGGCCAACGGCAGCAACGTCGACGGCACCAAGATCCAGTTCTACGACTGCAACAACAGTGCGTCGCAGAACATGACGCTGGCCGCCAACGGGTCCGTGCAGGTGCTCGGCAAATGTTTGGACGCCAAGAGCAGTGGCACCGCCAACGGCACCCTGATCCAGCTCTACACCTGCAACTCCTCGGTGGCCCAGGTGTGGCAGCCCTACAACGGCGGCCTGCGCAACCCGAACTCGGGCAAGTGTCTGTACTCGCCCACCACGACCAGCGGCACCCAGGTGCAGCTCTACACCTGCGACGGCAGCGACGCGCAGAAGTGGACGCTGTCGCTGGCCTCGGCCGCCGCGGTGAACGACGGCACCTGGCACAGCGCCGTGCTGACCTCCTCGGGCACCACGCAGACCCTCTACGTCGACGGCGTCAAAGCCGGTTCGAGCACCGGTACCGCTGCGCTCACCGCGGGTGGCCAGCCCTACGCGTACCTGGGCGCCGGCGCCACCGGCTCCGGCTGGTCCGGCCTGACGGCGAACACCACGTCGTACTATGCGGGCAAGCTGGCCGAGGCGGCGTTCTTCCCGAGCGAGTTGACTGCCGACCAGGTCGCCGCGCAGTTCCAGGCGAGCAAGCAGACCGTGCCGGTCGCGGTGACGACCGTGGACACCACGGTCAAGGCGATCACCATGCCGGTCAAGAACGTCACGGTGACCGATCCCGGCGGCAAGACCATCGCCTACGCGTACGACCTGGTCAACAACCGGCAGATATCCGAGACCGATGCGCTGGGCAATGTCACCAAGTACGGGTACGACACCGGGGGTTTCGAGAGCCTGGTCTACGACCCGAACGGCGCTCGGACGCAGGCGGTGCAGGACGCCCGGGGCAACACGATCCAGCAGATCACCTGCCAGGACCAGAAGAACAACCTCTGCTTCAGCACCTACTTCGGCTACTACCTGAACGCGTCGAATCCGGTGGATCCGCGCAACGACGTGATGATCAGCAGTAGTGACGGCCGTTCGGCGACACCGCAGGACACGGCGTACCGCACCACCTACGACTACGACGCGAAGGGCAACCCGCTCGGCTCGACCGACCCGCTCGGGCGCAGGATCACCACCCAGTTCACCGACGGCAGCACCAGCCCGGCGGGCCTGCCGGCCCGGATCGTCAACGCCTCGGGCGGCGTGCAGACGATCGGGTACAACACCGCGGGTGACGTGGTGAAGACGACGTCGCCGGCCGGCGAGGTGAGTACCTACACCTACGACAATCTCGGCCGCAAGCTCACCGAGACGGTCACGACCAGCACGTTCCCGAACGGGCGCACCTCGTCGTTCACCTACGACCAGCAGGGTCGGGTGCTGACCGAGACCGATCCCAAGATCACTAACCGGGTCACCGGTGCGGTGCACACCGCGGTCACCACGAACGTGTACGACGACGACGGCAACATGACGTCGCAGACGATCGCGGACAGCACCGGTGGCGACGTCGCCCGGACCCAGACGGTCGCGTTCAACGAGCACGGGCAGAAGCAGTCGCAGACCGATGCGGTCGGCAAGTCGACGAGTTTCACCTACAACGCGTACGGCCAGGTGGTGACCGAAACCGACTCGGACGGCGGGGTGACCGCGTTCGACGTCGACGCCGAGGGCAACGTGCTGTCCGAGACGATGAAGGGCTGGACCGGCGATCCGAACAACCCGTCGGTCGCCAAGGACCTCACCACCGAGGCGAACAAGTACGACCCGGCCGGCCGGCTCGCCAGCCGCACCGACGCGATGGGCCGCAAGACGGCGTACACGTACACCGACAACGGCCTGACCTCGACGGTCACCGTCACCGACGGGACGAACTCGTACCTTCAGGAGAAGAACGAGTACGACGCCGACAACAACCTCGTCACGCAGTGGACCAACAACCTCGTCACCAAGACGAAGTTCACCTATGACCCGGCGGGCCGGCAGACCACGGTCACGGTCGACCCGGACGGGGTCAACCGGGTCACCACCAACGTTCTCGACGCGAACGACAACGTGGTCCGCACCACCCAGCAGGTCGGTACCGGCAGTGTGCTCAAGGCGACCGATTTCAAGTACGACGCCGAAGGCCGGATGACGGCGCAGACCGCCTACAACGGCGACCCCGACCTGACCCCGGCGGCCCGCTGGAGGCTGAACCAGACCAGCGGTACCGCGATCGCCGACAGCTCCGGCAACAACCGTCTGACCGCCACCAAGGTCGCGTGGGTGAACGACACCACGCGCGGTGCGGTGGCGTCGTTCGACGGCACCACCTCCACGATCACCGGCGACGATGCCCCGGTCGACACCACCAGGCCGTACACGGTGTCGGCGATGGTGAAGCTGGCCGGCAAAACCGCCAACGGCTCGGTGCTCACCCTGCCCGGCAAACTCGGCACCGCCCCGCTCGCGCTCGGCTACCAGGCCTCCACCGACCGGTGGCACCTGACACTCGGCGCGCAGAACACCGATGGCAGCATCGCTACCACCAGCGGCGACGGCACCAAATCACCCACGGTGGGCGCGTGGACGCAGCTGGCCGTCACGGTCGACCCGCAGAACAGGACCGCGATCCTGTACGTCAACGGCACTGCTGAGACCACCCTCACCGCGAGTGGGCCGTTGAACCAGGCGGCCACCGGTATCCGGATCGGCCTGCCCGGCAGTGGCACCAGCTTCAACGGGTCGATCTCCGACGTGCAGGCCTACCAGAGTGTGCTCACCGCCGCGCAGATCGCCGCCGGTCTCAACCCGGCCGGCACGGTGTCGCGCAGCAGCAGCACTCTCGACGAGGGCGGTCTCACCGTCCGGGCCACCGACGCGCTCGGCAATGTCACCGACGTCGCCTACGACGAGGCCGAGCGCCCGGCCGTGACCACCGCGCCGACGGTCGACGCGGAAACCTTCACCGGCAAGGTCACCGCCCGGCCGGTCAACTACGCCGGTTACGACACCTTCGGCGACCAGACCGAGTCGGTCGACGCCAACGGCAACAAGACCACGACGGTGTACGACCGGGCAGGCCGCGCCTACGAGACGCACGGCGCCCCGTACACCACGCCGGGCGGGGTGACGATCAACCCGGTTTCCAAGGTCGAGTACGACACGCTCGGGCAGACGAAGACGTCGACCGACGAGCGCGGCAACATCACCGCCTACACCTACGACCAGCTCGGCCGCCTGGCCAAGACGGTCGCGCCCAACGGCGGCGAAACCAAGGTCACCTACGACGAGGACGGTGAACCGCTGACCGCCACCGGTCCGACCGGAGCGACCACGGCGATGACCTACGACTATCTCGGCCGGAAGCTGACCTCGACGCAGGCGGTGCGCCAGACCGGCAAGTCGTACACCACCAACTACACCTATGGCACCGCAGGGCTGCTGGAGTCGATGAAGACGCCGGCCGGGGTGAGCGAAAGCTACACCTACAACAACGCCGGCGATCAGCGCACCGTCAAGGACGGCGCGGGGCAGATCACCACCTCGTCGTACGACGGTCTCGGCCGGGTCACCAGCGTCGAGCAGCCCGACGGCGCCTACCAGACCTCCACCTACGATCTGCTCGGCCGCACCACCGCGACCGCCGCGTACGCCACCAAGACCAGCACCGCCGTGCTGACCGGCAGCTCACGAACCTATGACGCGGCCGGCAACGTACTCACCTCGACCGACGGGCGGGGCACGACCACGTCGTTCACCTACGACTCGACCGGCATGGTCCTGTCCGAGCACCAGCCGATCTCGGCCGGCGCGGCGATCGACACCACGTTCGGCTACGACCTGCTCGGTAACCGCACCCGGTACACCGACGGGCGCGGGAACGCGTTCTGGACCACGTACAACTCCTGGAACCTGCCCGAATCCCAGATCGAACCGGTCACCAGCCAGTACGTCGCCCTCCCCGACCGGTCGTACACCACCACGTACGACGAGGCCGGTAATGCGGTCAAGCAGACCTCGCCGGGCGGGGTCGAGCAGACATACACCTACGACGCCATGGGCGGGCTGACCGCCCAAGCCGGCACCGGCGCCGAAGCCACCACGGCCACCCGCAAGTTCGGCTACGACCTGGCCGGGCGGATCACCACGTTCTCGTCGCCGACCGACGACAACACGGTCACCTACGACGACCGGAACCTGCCCACCGCCATCACGGGCCCGTCCGGGAACTCGTCGTTCGCCTACACCGACGACGGCCTGATGGCCTCGCGCACCGACGCCGCCGGCACCACCAACTACGTCTACGACAACGCCGACCGTCTGTTCTCCCTGAAGAACGCCACGGCGGGCACGGACCTGACCTACACCTACGACCAGACGTCGGCGGTCAAGCAGATCACCTACGGCGGCACCGGCAACTACCGGTCGTTCACCTACGACGGCCTGCACCGCCTCACCGGCGACGAGCTGAAAACCTCAGGCGGCACGTCGATCGCGAAGATCGGCTACGGCTGGGACGCCAACAGCAACGAAACCTCGAAAACCACCACCAATTTCGGTGGTACGACGGTCAGCAACACCTACGAGTACGACCTGGCCGATCGCCTGACCTCGTGGAACAACGGCACCACCAAGATCGGCTACACATACGACGCGTCCGGCAACCGCACCGGCAACGGCTCCACCACCTACACCTACGACGCCCGCAACCGCCTGGTCGCCGACTCGGCGGGAGTCTCCTACGGCTACACCGCTCGCGGCACCCTGAGGTCGGTGGTCGGATCATCCGCGTCCGCCACCACCACCTCGGACGCCTTCGACCAGACGATCACCCAGTCGTACGGTGCGGGCAGCACGGAGACCTACGGATACGACGCCCTGGGCCGGGCACTGCAGGCCGGCTTCGCCTACAGCGGTACCGGCAACGACCTGGCCGCCGACGACTCCGGCACGAAGTACGTGCGGGATCCGAGCGCGGGCCTGGTCGGCGCCGCCGCGGGCAGCAACGCCCGCCTGGTCTGGACCGACCTGCACGACGACGTGGTCGGCCAGTTCACCGCCACCGCCACCGCCCTGACCGGTTCGACCACCTACGACCCGCTCGGCGCCGTCAAGTCCAGTTCGGGGATGGTGGGTCAGCTCGGTTACCAGTCCGAGTACACCGAGGCCAGTACGAACCGCGTCAACATGGCGGCCCGCTGGTTCAACACCGGCACCGGTCAGTTCGACAACCGTGACACCGCCTCGAACAACCCGGTACCGGACTCGATCGACGCCAACCGCTACCAGTACGCCAGCGCCAACCCCCTGACGGTCACCGACCCGACCGGTCACTTCTCCATCATGGGCGCGCTCAAGTCGGTCGGCTCCCACACGATGAACGCGGTGCACACGGTCAGCTCGTACGCGTCGCAAACCTATTCGATGGGCGCCAGCTACGTTTCGTACACCTACCACTCCGCGTCCTCGTACTACTACAGCGCCAAGGCGTACACGCTGGACAAGGTCGCCAAGGTCGCCAAACGGGTCGGCTTGAACAAGCTGGCCAAGCGCGCCGAGCAGGGTCGCAAACACGCCTCGCAGAAGGCCCGCGATCAGCGCCGTCAGGCGGCCAAGAGCTATCGCGATGCGCAGCGCAAGGGCCACGCCCTCAAGGAACGGGTGGTCCGGGCGGCGAAGAAGGCTGTCAAGGTCGTCAAGGACGTCGCCCACAAAACGGTCAAGTACGTCAAGGAGCACAAGAAGCAGATCATCGCGGCCGTCGCGATGGCCGCCACCATCGCGGCATCCGTCGCCCTCGGCCCGGTCGGCGGCATCGTCGCCGGCATCGCGATCAGCATCATCAAGGATGCGGCCTCCGGGGACATCCACAGCCTCTCCGACCTGGGCTCATCCCTGGCCAGCGCCGCCTTCACCGGCGTCCTCGGTGCGGCCACCGGCGGCCTGGGCGGCGCGATCGGCGGCAAGCTCGCCGGTCTGGCCGCGTGCAAGCTCGGCGCCGGCCTGCTCGGCAAGATGGCCTCCGGCGCGCTCGGCGGCGGCATCGGCGGCGGTATCTCCGACGCCGCCGAACAATTCGCCACCACCGGCCACGTCAACTGGTCCCAAACCGCCCAGGCGACCGCGACCGGCGCCGTGATCGGCGCGGTCACCGGCGGCACCTCACGGTGTCACAGTTTCGACCCGTCCACCCAGGTCGTCATGGCCGACGGCTCCCACAAGGAAATCGCCAAGGTTCAGCTCGGCGACCAGGTCTTGTCCACCGACCCGAAGACCGGCGACACCGAGGCGAAACCGGTCAGCGTCCTCCATCATCACCAGGACAAAGATCTGGCCGAGGTTACGGTCAAGGACGGCAAGACCGGAAAAATTTCAAGGGTCAAGACGACGGCCAACCATCCGTTCTGGGACGCGTCTAAGAACGACTGGGTCGAAGCCAAAGACCTGAAGGCGGGCGACAAGCTCCGCAACGCTGACAGCGAGACCACCCAGACCGTTGCCGCGATCAAGGTTTGGACCGGCCTCAAATGGATGGACGACCTCACGGTCAACGACATCCACACGTATTATGTGCTCGCCGGCATAGAGCCAGTCCTAGTACACAACTGCGGTGGGTCGGGAGCAACCAACGGTCGGAAGCATTCATCCAGCTGCCAATGCGCGACAGGTGGAAAAGAAGTTTTCCCGCCGAATCCTTATGGGTCCCGGGGTAGTCCCGCAGTAAAGGAACAACTTGATAATGTGCGAGACGATTTTCTTGCGGCGAATCCTGGCTGGTCTCACAAGAACGGTGGCCGTGACGCAGTAACCGGCGACGACATGCCGGAGTACTATGTGCCAGGTCCATCTGGTGGTGTGCGTGGCTCGTCGAAGACCGACCTAACCTTCCAGCATGACGAGACGGGTGCCCTCTTCCACATCAATACAGTCGACACATTGGCCGATGGCAAGACTCCCACAATGCGCGAGGTTGATAACATGTGGCGGTTCCATCAACAGTCGGGCGGTCATCAGGTGTGGATGATCCCGAAGGGATAG